The Streptomyces sp. P9-A4 genome contains a region encoding:
- the disA gene encoding DNA integrity scanning diadenylate cyclase DisA, with protein MAAKDGAAAPGKSGAGSGNEALMRAALSAVAPGTALRDGLERILRGNTGGLIVLGLDKTVDSMCTGGFVLDVEFAATRLRELCKLDGALVLDKDITKIHRAGVQLVPDASIPTEETGTRHRTADRVSKQCNFPVVSVSQSMRLIALYVDGERRVLEESGTILSRANQALATLERYKLRLDEVAGTLSALEIEDLVTVRDVTAVAQRLEMVRRIATEIAEYVVELGTDGRLLSLQLDELIAGVEPERELVIRDYVPEPTAKRSRTVAEALTELDALTHTELLELPVVARALGYSGSPETLDSAVSPRGYRLLAKVPRLPGAIIERLVEHFGGLQKLLAASVDDLQTVDGVGEARARSVREGLSRLAESSILERYV; from the coding sequence GTGGCAGCCAAGGACGGGGCAGCAGCTCCTGGAAAGTCCGGCGCGGGCTCCGGCAACGAAGCGCTGATGCGCGCCGCCCTGAGCGCGGTCGCGCCGGGCACCGCGCTGCGTGACGGCCTGGAGCGGATCCTCCGGGGCAACACGGGCGGTCTCATCGTGCTGGGCCTGGACAAGACGGTCGACTCGATGTGCACCGGCGGTTTCGTGCTGGACGTCGAGTTCGCCGCCACGCGTCTGCGGGAGCTGTGCAAGCTCGACGGCGCGCTCGTCCTCGACAAGGACATCACCAAGATCCACCGCGCGGGTGTCCAGCTGGTTCCGGACGCCTCCATCCCCACCGAGGAGACCGGCACCCGCCACCGCACGGCGGACCGGGTCTCCAAGCAGTGCAACTTCCCGGTCGTCTCCGTCTCCCAGTCCATGCGTCTGATCGCGCTGTACGTGGACGGGGAGCGCCGGGTCCTGGAGGAGTCGGGCACGATCCTGTCCCGGGCCAACCAGGCGCTCGCGACCCTGGAGCGGTACAAGCTCCGGCTCGACGAGGTGGCCGGCACGCTCTCCGCGCTGGAGATCGAGGACCTGGTCACGGTCAGGGACGTCACGGCGGTCGCCCAGCGTCTGGAGATGGTCCGCCGGATCGCGACCGAGATCGCCGAGTACGTGGTCGAGCTCGGTACGGACGGGCGGCTCCTCTCGCTCCAGCTCGACGAGCTGATCGCGGGCGTGGAGCCGGAACGCGAGCTGGTGATCCGGGACTACGTGCCCGAGCCGACCGCCAAGCGCTCGCGGACGGTCGCGGAGGCGCTGACCGAGCTGGACGCGCTGACCCACACCGAGCTGCTCGAACTCCCGGTCGTGGCACGGGCGCTGGGCTACAGCGGTTCGCCCGAGACTCTCGACTCGGCGGTCTCGCCGCGCGGTTACCGGCTGCTCGCCAAGGTGCCGAGGCTGCCGGGCGCGATCATCGAGCGGCTCGTGGAGCACTTCGGCGGGCTGCAGAAGCTGCTCGCGGCCAGCGTGGACGACCTCCAGACCGTCGACGGCGTCGGCGAGGCGCGCGCCCGCAGCGTCCGCGAGGGCCTGTCCAGGCTCGCGGAGTCCTCGATCCTGGAGCGGTACGTCTGA
- a CDS encoding phosphatase PAP2 family protein: MDTLLDLSDRLYLDVADFAHSTPHWFQWGAEVWTEAGLLLFGVLFLAVWWRSREGSSRMMALALLAPLATAFGYVVSEALKSLVDEDRPCRALLGAPASLVTCPPHGDWSFPSNHSAIAGAAAVALALSWRGIVWLTVPMALLMAFSRVFVGVHYPHDVTVGLLVGALVAFVVMRTAARPMGALVETARSSRNPAVAWCAGRGPSAHAPAHASPYGEEAPRSRHGAY, from the coding sequence ATGGACACCCTTCTCGACCTCTCCGACCGTCTGTATCTCGACGTCGCCGACTTCGCGCACTCCACCCCCCACTGGTTCCAGTGGGGCGCCGAGGTCTGGACCGAGGCCGGACTGCTGCTCTTCGGCGTGCTGTTCCTGGCTGTCTGGTGGCGCTCCCGCGAGGGTTCGAGCCGGATGATGGCCCTCGCCCTGCTCGCCCCGCTCGCCACCGCCTTCGGATACGTGGTGAGCGAGGCGCTGAAGTCGCTGGTCGACGAGGACCGCCCGTGCCGGGCCCTCCTCGGGGCGCCCGCCTCACTCGTGACCTGCCCGCCGCACGGCGACTGGTCCTTCCCCAGCAACCACTCGGCCATCGCGGGCGCCGCCGCCGTCGCGCTCGCCCTGTCCTGGCGCGGGATCGTCTGGCTGACCGTGCCGATGGCGCTGCTCATGGCGTTCTCCCGGGTCTTCGTCGGCGTCCACTACCCGCACGACGTGACCGTCGGCCTGCTCGTCGGCGCCCTGGTCGCCTTCGTCGTGATGCGGACGGCGGCGCGGCCGATGGGGGCGCTGGTGGAGACGGCCAGGTCCAGCCGGAACCCGGCCGTGGCATGGTGCGCGGGGCGCGGGCCCAGCGCGCACGCCCCGGCGCACGCCTCCCCGTATGGCGAGGAAGCCCCGCGCTCACGCCACGGCGCGTACTGA
- a CDS encoding A/G-specific adenine glycosylase encodes MTSIDAPLTPAVPGTSAASAVPAASTVPAAPQASAAPRASGVPGTPVVPAVAGAPEVPTPPAELHGPVLAWFDRHARDLPWRHPEAGAWGVMVSEFMLQQTPVVRVLPVYEQWLARWPRPADLAADAPGEAVRAWGRLGYPRRALRLHAAAVAITERHGGDVPSDHGQLLALPGIGEYTAAAVASFAYGQRHAVLDTNVRRVFARAASGVQYPPNATTAAERKLARALLPEDEPTAARWAAASMELGALVCTAKNEDCGRCPISGRCAWRLAGKPAHDGPPRRGQTYAGTDRQVRGRLLAVLRESREPVAQAALDTVWDEPVQRARALDGLVADGLVEPLEDGFYRLPVS; translated from the coding sequence ATGACTTCCATCGACGCTCCCCTCACTCCCGCCGTCCCCGGCACCTCGGCTGCCTCGGCTGTCCCGGCTGCCTCGACCGTCCCGGCCGCGCCCCAGGCCTCCGCCGCCCCCCGCGCCTCCGGCGTCCCCGGCACCCCGGTCGTCCCCGCCGTTGCGGGCGCCCCAGAGGTCCCGACGCCCCCCGCCGAGCTGCACGGGCCCGTCCTCGCCTGGTTCGACCGGCACGCCCGTGACCTGCCCTGGCGGCACCCCGAGGCCGGCGCCTGGGGCGTCATGGTCAGCGAGTTCATGCTCCAGCAGACCCCCGTCGTCCGGGTGCTCCCGGTGTACGAGCAGTGGCTCGCGCGCTGGCCCCGGCCGGCCGACCTGGCCGCCGACGCCCCCGGCGAGGCCGTCCGCGCCTGGGGGCGACTCGGCTACCCGCGCCGGGCCCTGCGGCTGCACGCGGCGGCCGTGGCCATAACGGAACGGCACGGCGGCGACGTACCCAGCGATCACGGACAGCTGCTCGCGCTGCCCGGCATCGGCGAGTACACGGCGGCGGCGGTGGCCTCCTTCGCGTACGGGCAGCGGCACGCGGTCCTGGACACCAATGTGCGCCGGGTCTTCGCGCGGGCGGCGAGCGGAGTCCAGTACCCGCCGAACGCCACCACGGCCGCCGAGCGCAAGCTCGCCCGCGCGCTGCTCCCCGAGGACGAGCCGACGGCCGCCCGCTGGGCCGCCGCCTCGATGGAGCTGGGCGCGCTCGTCTGCACGGCGAAGAACGAGGACTGCGGGCGCTGCCCGATCTCCGGGCGGTGCGCCTGGCGGCTCGCGGGGAAGCCGGCGCACGACGGCCCGCCCCGGCGCGGCCAGACGTACGCGGGTACCGACCGCCAGGTCCGCGGCCGGCTCCTCGCGGTGCTGCGGGAGTCGCGCGAGCCGGTGGCGCAGGCGGCCCTGGACACGGTCTGGGACGAGCCGGTGCAGCGGGCCAGGGCGCTGGACGGCCTGGTAGCGGACGGCCTGGTCGAGCCGCTGGAGGACGGTTTCTACCGGCTTCCGGTGTCCTGA
- a CDS encoding SigE family RNA polymerase sigma factor — MRHGEVLDFEEYVRTRQDALLRSARRLVADPVDAQDLLQTALARTFGRWDGIADKSLADAYLRRVMINTRTEWWRSRKLEEVPTEQLPDACVDDPTEQHADRALLMDILKVLAPKQRSVVVLRHWEQMSTEETAAALGMSTGTVKSTLHRALARLRQELESRDLDARALGRPGERTTALGDGRGREQCAA, encoded by the coding sequence ATGAGGCATGGCGAGGTGCTCGACTTCGAGGAGTACGTACGCACGCGGCAGGACGCGCTGCTGCGCAGTGCCCGTCGTCTCGTGGCCGACCCCGTCGACGCGCAGGACCTGCTCCAGACCGCCCTCGCCCGCACGTTCGGGCGCTGGGACGGCATCGCCGACAAGTCGCTGGCCGACGCCTACCTCCGCCGGGTCATGATCAACACCCGGACCGAGTGGTGGCGCTCCCGCAAGCTCGAAGAGGTCCCCACCGAGCAGCTCCCCGACGCCTGCGTCGACGACCCCACCGAGCAGCACGCCGACCGCGCCCTGCTCATGGACATCCTGAAGGTGCTCGCACCGAAGCAGCGCAGCGTCGTCGTCCTGCGCCACTGGGAGCAGATGAGCACGGAGGAGACGGCGGCGGCGCTCGGCATGTCGACAGGTACGGTGAAGTCCACGCTCCACCGCGCGCTCGCCCGGCTCCGTCAGGAGCTGGAGAGCCGTGACCTCGACGCCCGTGCCCTGGGGCGCCCCGGGGAGCGCACGACCGCACTTGGCGACGGACGGGGGCGGGAGCAGTGCGCGGCCTAG
- the cseB gene encoding two-component system response regulator CseB: MAETHVLFVEDDDVIREATQLALERDGFRVTAMPDGLSGLDAFRAQRPDIALLDVMLPGMDGVSLCRRIRDESTVPVIMLSARADSIDVVLGLEAGADDYVTKPFDGSVLMARIRAVLRRFGHAGGPGAGEHGEGAADGGLLVFGDLEVDTEGMEVRKGGTTVGLTPTEMRLLLEFSSAPGTVLSRDKLLERVWDYGWGGDTRVVDVHVQRLRAKIGQDRIETVRGFGYKLKS, from the coding sequence ATGGCCGAAACCCATGTCCTGTTCGTCGAGGACGACGACGTCATCCGTGAGGCCACCCAGCTCGCCCTGGAGCGGGACGGCTTCCGGGTCACGGCCATGCCCGACGGGCTCTCCGGCCTCGACGCCTTCCGCGCGCAGCGGCCGGACATCGCCCTGCTCGACGTCATGCTGCCGGGCATGGACGGGGTCAGCCTCTGCCGTCGCATCCGCGACGAGTCGACCGTGCCGGTGATCATGCTGTCGGCGCGCGCCGACTCGATCGACGTCGTCCTCGGTCTGGAGGCGGGGGCCGACGACTACGTCACCAAGCCCTTCGACGGCTCGGTGCTGATGGCCCGGATCCGCGCCGTCCTGCGCCGTTTCGGGCACGCGGGCGGCCCCGGCGCCGGTGAGCACGGCGAGGGGGCGGCGGACGGCGGCCTCCTCGTCTTCGGCGACCTGGAGGTCGACACCGAGGGCATGGAGGTCCGCAAGGGCGGCACGACGGTCGGGCTGACCCCGACCGAGATGCGGCTGCTCCTCGAGTTCTCCTCCGCGCCCGGCACCGTGCTCTCCCGGGACAAGCTCCTGGAACGGGTCTGGGACTACGGCTGGGGCGGCGACACCCGGGTCGTCGATGTCCATGTGCAGCGGCTGCGCGCCAAGATCGGCCAGGACAGGATCGAGACGGTCCGCGGCTTCGGCTACAAGCTCAAGAGCTAG
- the cseC gene encoding two-component system sensor histidine kinase CseC, with the protein MKLLPLRTGVRWKIAVAIAAVGALIAVTLSVVVHNAARISMLDNAREVQMERLLFAQRMYETSKPKEPRFGTKINDPSLPAQLDQLMRDRRRGTYVQEHRHGGPPDVWAAVPLANGDVLSLHIPFADRSATIMSDLDRALVIGSVSVVFGGCALGVLIGGQLSRRLRKAAVAAGRVAQGNTEVRVRDAVGGVVRDETDDLAWAVDALTDALNERIEAERRVTADIAHELRTPVTGLLTAAELLPPGRPTELVRDRAQAMRTLVEDVLEVARLDSASERAELQEIALGEFVERRVRALDPEVVVRVVHESWVNTDPRRLERVLGNLLANAAKHGKPPVEVTVEGRVVRVRDHGPGFPEALLKEGPSRFRTGTSDRAGQGHGLGLTIASGQARVLGARLTFRNVASEAAPNGVAGAIAVLWLPDHAPTNTGSFPMLRPSELCRLEQRAAESRTSSD; encoded by the coding sequence ATGAAGCTGCTCCCCCTCCGGACCGGGGTCCGCTGGAAGATCGCCGTCGCCATCGCGGCGGTCGGCGCGCTGATCGCCGTCACCCTGAGCGTGGTCGTGCACAACGCCGCCCGCATCTCGATGCTCGACAACGCGCGCGAGGTGCAGATGGAGCGGCTGCTGTTCGCCCAGCGCATGTACGAGACCTCCAAGCCCAAGGAACCGCGCTTCGGCACGAAGATCAACGACCCCTCGCTGCCCGCCCAGCTCGACCAGCTGATGCGGGACCGGCGACGCGGCACGTATGTGCAGGAGCACCGGCACGGCGGGCCGCCCGACGTGTGGGCCGCGGTGCCGCTCGCCAACGGCGACGTGCTCTCCCTCCACATCCCCTTCGCCGACCGCAGCGCCACGATCATGAGCGATCTCGACCGGGCCCTGGTCATCGGCTCGGTCTCGGTCGTCTTCGGCGGCTGCGCGCTCGGCGTGCTCATCGGCGGCCAGCTCTCCCGGCGGCTGCGGAAGGCGGCCGTCGCGGCCGGACGGGTCGCCCAGGGCAACACGGAGGTACGGGTGCGGGACGCCGTCGGCGGAGTCGTCCGGGACGAGACCGACGACCTCGCGTGGGCGGTCGACGCCCTGACCGACGCCCTCAACGAACGGATCGAGGCCGAGCGGCGGGTCACCGCCGACATCGCGCACGAGCTGCGCACCCCTGTGACCGGGCTGCTCACCGCGGCCGAGCTGCTGCCGCCCGGCCGCCCCACGGAGCTGGTACGGGACCGGGCGCAGGCGATGCGGACACTGGTCGAGGACGTGCTCGAAGTGGCCCGGCTGGACAGCGCCTCGGAGCGGGCGGAGCTGCAGGAGATCGCGCTCGGTGAGTTCGTGGAGCGGCGGGTGCGGGCCCTGGACCCCGAGGTGGTCGTCCGCGTCGTCCACGAGTCCTGGGTGAACACCGACCCCCGGCGTCTTGAACGCGTCCTGGGCAATCTCCTCGCGAACGCCGCCAAGCACGGCAAGCCGCCGGTCGAGGTCACCGTCGAAGGCCGGGTCGTACGCGTCCGGGACCACGGCCCCGGCTTCCCCGAGGCGCTCCTCAAGGAGGGCCCGAGCCGCTTCCGTACGGGCACGAGCGACCGCGCGGGGCAGGGCCACGGTCTGGGCCTGACCATCGCGTCGGGCCAGGCCCGGGTCCTGGGCGCCCGGCTCACCTTCCGGAACGTGGCGTCCGAGGCGGCACCGAACGGGGTGGCCGGCGCGATCGCCGTGCTGTGGCTGCCGGACCACGCGCCGACGAACACGGGAAGCTTCCCGATGCTGCGGCCTTCGGAGCTGTGCCGGCTGGAGCAGCGGGCGGCGGAGTCGCGGACCTCGTCGGACTGA
- a CDS encoding MDR family MFS transporter: protein MAAQQDTAKTTQGESEPQPRSVRVVLLALMIAMLLAMLDNMIIGTAMPTIVGELGGLEHLSWVVTAYTLATAASTPLWGKVGDMFGRKGVFLTSIVIFLIGSALSGMAQDMGQLIGFRTIQGLGAGGLMVGVMAIIGDLIPPRERGKYQGMMAGVMALAMIGGPLVGGTITDHWGWRWSFYINLPLGAVALAMVSTVLHLPKKQRATGARIDFLGAALLTVGITAIVLVTTWGGTEYAWGSATIIGLAAGGALALAAFLWVETRASDPIMPLHIFRSRNFTVMSLIGFITGFVMFGAVLYLPIFQQSVQGASATNSGLLLLPMLLSMMVVSLLVGRFTTSTGKYKIFPIVGGALMTAGLFLLSTMDTGTSRLTSGVYMAVLGAGMGFLMQITMLVAQNSVEMKDMGVASSSTTLFRTLGSSFGVAIMGALFTSSVQDEMATRGGSGITERTAQLDAASLAKLPAALREAYQHAVSAGTHGAFVVAAAVSVLGFALAFLVKEVALRGAGPAAGPKASSDDESAKVDQKV, encoded by the coding sequence ATGGCGGCGCAACAAGACACAGCGAAAACGACGCAGGGGGAATCGGAGCCGCAGCCACGCAGCGTCCGCGTCGTCCTCCTCGCCCTGATGATCGCGATGCTCCTCGCGATGCTGGACAACATGATCATCGGCACCGCGATGCCGACGATCGTCGGTGAGCTCGGCGGCCTGGAGCACCTCTCCTGGGTCGTCACCGCCTACACCCTGGCCACCGCCGCCTCCACCCCCCTCTGGGGCAAGGTCGGCGACATGTTCGGCCGCAAGGGTGTCTTCCTCACCTCGATCGTGATCTTCCTGATCGGCTCGGCGCTCAGCGGCATGGCCCAGGACATGGGCCAGCTCATCGGCTTCCGTACGATCCAGGGCCTCGGCGCCGGCGGCCTCATGGTCGGCGTGATGGCGATCATCGGCGACCTCATCCCGCCCCGCGAGCGCGGCAAGTACCAGGGCATGATGGCCGGCGTGATGGCCCTCGCCATGATCGGCGGCCCGCTCGTCGGCGGCACCATCACCGACCACTGGGGCTGGCGCTGGTCCTTCTACATCAACCTGCCGCTCGGCGCCGTCGCCCTCGCCATGGTCAGCACCGTCCTGCACCTGCCGAAGAAGCAGCGCGCCACGGGCGCCCGGATCGACTTCCTCGGTGCCGCGCTGCTCACCGTCGGCATCACCGCGATCGTCCTCGTCACCACCTGGGGCGGTACGGAGTACGCCTGGGGCTCGGCCACCATCATCGGTCTCGCGGCCGGCGGAGCCCTCGCCCTCGCCGCCTTCCTGTGGGTGGAGACCCGGGCGAGCGACCCGATCATGCCGCTGCACATCTTCCGCAGCCGCAACTTCACCGTGATGTCCCTGATCGGCTTCATCACCGGCTTCGTGATGTTCGGCGCGGTCCTCTACCTGCCGATCTTCCAGCAGTCCGTCCAGGGCGCCTCGGCGACCAACTCCGGTCTGCTCCTCCTGCCGATGCTGCTGTCGATGATGGTCGTCTCGCTGCTCGTCGGCCGGTTCACCACCAGCACCGGCAAGTACAAGATCTTCCCGATCGTGGGCGGCGCGCTCATGACGGCCGGCCTCTTCCTGCTCTCCACGATGGACACCGGCACCTCCCGGCTGACCTCGGGCGTCTACATGGCCGTCCTCGGCGCCGGCATGGGCTTCCTCATGCAGATCACGATGCTGGTCGCCCAGAACAGCGTGGAGATGAAGGACATGGGCGTCGCCTCGTCCTCCACCACCCTCTTCCGGACGCTCGGCTCCTCCTTCGGCGTCGCGATCATGGGCGCGCTCTTCACGAGCAGCGTCCAGGACGAGATGGCCACGCGCGGCGGGTCCGGGATCACCGAGCGGACCGCCCAGCTCGACGCGGCGAGCCTCGCCAAGCTGCCGGCGGCGCTCCGCGAGGCCTACCAGCACGCGGTCTCCGCCGGTACCCACGGCGCCTTCGTGGTCGCCGCGGCGGTCTCCGTCCTCGGCTTCGCCCTCGCCTTCCTCGTCAAGGAGGTGGCGCTCCGCGGCGCCGGTCCCGCGGCGGGGCCGAAGGCGTCCTCGGACGACGAGAGCGCGAAGGTCGACCAGAAGGTCTGA
- a CDS encoding TetR/AcrR family transcriptional regulator, with amino-acid sequence MARGNTRQRIQDVALDLFAEQGYEKTSLREIAERLDVTKAALYYHFKTKEDILVGIFEDLTRPMDELIAWAREQPRTLETRQEVLRRYQVALRAAAPLFRFMQENQATVRELSVGLTFKERMLELTGLIQEPDFAMVDQVRCVSAIFTLHAGTFFMQNLEGDPEEKHKATLEVALDLLNQAHGAV; translated from the coding sequence ATGGCCCGAGGCAACACCCGCCAGCGCATCCAGGACGTGGCCCTCGACCTCTTCGCCGAGCAGGGCTACGAGAAGACCTCCCTGCGCGAGATCGCGGAACGCCTCGACGTCACCAAAGCGGCCCTCTACTACCACTTCAAGACCAAGGAAGACATCCTCGTCGGGATCTTCGAGGACCTGACCCGGCCCATGGACGAGCTGATCGCCTGGGCCCGGGAACAGCCCCGCACCCTGGAGACCCGCCAGGAGGTACTGCGCCGCTACCAGGTGGCGCTGCGCGCGGCGGCCCCGCTCTTCCGCTTCATGCAGGAGAACCAGGCGACGGTCCGCGAGCTCAGCGTCGGCCTCACGTTCAAGGAGCGCATGCTCGAACTGACCGGACTGATCCAGGAGCCGGACTTCGCGATGGTGGACCAGGTGCGCTGCGTCAGCGCGATCTTCACCCTGCACGCGGGCACGTTCTTCATGCAGAACCTCGAGGGCGACCCCGAGGAGAAGCACAAGGCCACCCTCGAGGTCGCCCTCGATCTGCTCAATCAGGCCCACGGGGCCGTGTAG
- a CDS encoding M23 family metallopeptidase — MSKRVMNPAARVTVVALAAAGLGASLVAGAGSAFAAEGKVAAPVALTASAAVSAQAEAQAHVAAQVKAAAAKANAKTVAVKAAATQHTVAAKKAPSWVKPVSAYTLSASYNQGGAMWAHKHSGQDFAVPTGTPVKAAAAGTVVKAGPNGGGDGPAYGNAIVVKHANGTYSQYAHLSKIKVHVGQKVGAGQQIALSGNTGNSSGPHLHFEIRTTPNYGSAVNPAAFLRTHGVSI, encoded by the coding sequence ATGTCGAAGCGCGTCATGAACCCCGCCGCCCGTGTCACCGTCGTCGCTCTTGCCGCCGCCGGCCTGGGAGCGTCGCTGGTGGCCGGAGCTGGGTCCGCCTTCGCCGCCGAGGGCAAGGTCGCCGCCCCGGTAGCGCTCACCGCGTCCGCCGCCGTCTCCGCCCAGGCCGAGGCCCAGGCCCACGTCGCCGCCCAGGTGAAGGCCGCCGCCGCGAAGGCGAACGCCAAGACCGTGGCCGTGAAGGCCGCCGCCACGCAGCACACCGTCGCCGCCAAGAAGGCCCCGTCCTGGGTCAAGCCGGTCAGCGCCTACACGCTGAGCGCCAGCTACAACCAGGGCGGCGCCATGTGGGCCCACAAGCACTCCGGCCAGGACTTCGCCGTCCCGACCGGCACGCCGGTCAAGGCCGCGGCCGCCGGCACCGTCGTGAAGGCCGGCCCGAACGGCGGCGGCGACGGCCCCGCGTACGGCAACGCGATCGTCGTCAAGCACGCCAACGGCACGTACTCCCAGTACGCCCACCTGTCGAAGATCAAGGTGCACGTCGGCCAGAAGGTCGGCGCCGGCCAGCAGATCGCCCTCTCGGGCAACACCGGCAACTCCTCCGGCCCGCACCTGCACTTCGAGATCCGTACGACCCCGAACTACGGCTCCGCCGTGAACCCGGCCGCCTTCCTGCGGACCCACGGCGTCTCCATCTGA